A window of the Citrus sinensis cultivar Valencia sweet orange chromosome 9, DVS_A1.0, whole genome shotgun sequence genome harbors these coding sequences:
- the LOC102622422 gene encoding calcium-dependent protein kinase 32 isoform X1 codes for MGNCCVTPAPAKQGKKKTNKKKQNPFSIDYGTHHQGNGGHKLCVLKEPTGREIEERYELGRELGRGEFGITYLCTDRENGDAFACKSISKKKLRTAVDIEDVRREVDIMRHLPKHQNIVCLKDTYEDDTAVHLVMELCEGGELFDRIVARGHYTERAAAAVTKTIVEVVQMCHKHGVMHRDLKPENFLFANKKETAPLKAIDFGLSVFFKPVTSAGEKFSEIVGSPYYMAPEVLKRNYGPEVDVWSAGVILYILLCGVPPFWAETEQGVAQAIIRSVLDFRRDPWPKVSENAKDLVRKMLDPDPKRRLTAQQVLEHPWLQNAKKAPNVSLGETVKARLKQFSVMNKLKKRALKVIAQHLSVEEVAGIKEGFHMMDIGNRGKINIDELRVGLHKLGHQIPDTDVQILMDAGDVDKDGYLDYGEFVAISVHLRKMGNDEHLHKAFQFFDQNQTGYIELEELRDALADEVDTSEEVVTAIMHDVDTDKDGRISYEEFAVMMKAGTDWRKASRQYSRERFNSLSLKLMKDGSLQSNNNVR; via the exons ATGGGGAATTGCTGCGTGACTCCGGCACCGGCCAAACAAGGGAAGAAAAAGACCAACAAGAAGAAACAGAATCCGTTTTCAATTGATTATGGCACACATCACCAGGGAAACGGTGGCCATAAACTCTGCGTTTTGAAGGAGCCCACTGGCCGTGAAATTGAGGAGAGGTACGAGCTGGGGCGGGAGCTGGGTCGTGGAGAATTTGGGATCACATACTTGTGTACCGACAGAGAAAATGGTGACGCATTTGCTTGTAAAAGCATTTCAAAGAAGAAGTTGAGGACTGCTGTTGATATTGAAGATGTTAGAAGAGAAGTTGACATCATGAGGCATTTGCCAAAGCATCAAAATATCGTGTGTTTAAAGGATACTTATGAGGATGATACTGCTGTGCATTTGGTCATGGAGCTTTGTGAAGGTGGTGAGTTGTTTGATAGGATTGTGGCTAGAGGCCATTACACTGAGAGGGCTGCTGCTGCTGTCACCAAGACTATTGTGGAGGTTGTTCAG aTGTGCCACAAGCATGGAGTGATGCATCGGGACCTTAAACCTGAGAACTTTTTATTCGCGAACAAGAAGGAAACGGCACCATTGAAGGCAATTGATTTTGGGCTCTCAGTTTTCTTTAAGCCTG TTACTTCTGCAGGTGAAAAATTTTCTGAGATAGTTGGCAGTCCATACTACATGGCTCCTGAAGTGCTTAAACGGAATTATGGTCCAGAAGTAGATGTCTGGAGTGCTGGTGTAATCCTTTACATCTTACTTTGTGGTGTCCCACCTTTTTGGGCAG AAACTGAACAGGGAGTTGCACAGGCAATTATTCGGTCtgttttagattttagaaGGGATCCTTGGCCTAAAGTTTCTGAAAATGCAAAAGACCTTGTCAGGAAGATGCTTGACCCTGATCCCAAGCGGCGGCTTACTGCTCAGCAAGTGCTAG AACATCCTTGGTTACAAAATGCGAAGAAGGCTCCAAATGTGTCCTTGGGAGAAACCGTTAAGGCAAGGCTCAAGCAATTCTCAGTAATGAACAAGCTCAAAAAGAGAGCTCTTAAG GTAATTGCTCAGCATTTATCCGTGGAGGAAGTTGCTGGTATCAAGGAGGGATTCCACATGATGGACATTGGCAACAGGGGCAAAATAAACATTGATGAGCTGAGAGTTGGGTTGCACAAGCTTGGGCATCAGATCCCTGACACGGATGTTCAAATTCTGATGGATGCT GGTGATGTCGATAAGGATGGATATCTGGATTATGGAGAGTTCGTAGCTATTTCTGTTCACCTAAGAAAGATGGGCAATGACGAGCACCTCCACAAAGCCTTCCAATTCTTTGATCAAAACCAAACCGGGTATATTGAACTGGAGGAACTAAGAGATGCCTTAGCTGATGAAGTTGACACCAGTGAAGAAGTTGTAACCGCCATTATGCATGATGTTGACACGGATAAG GATGGTCGGATAAGTTATGAGGAATTTGCCGTGATGATGAAGGCGGGTACAGATTGGAGGAAAGCATCAAGACAATATTCACGAGAGCGGTTCAATAGTCTCAGCTTGAAGTTGATGAAGGATGGATCATTACAGTCGAACAACAATGTCAGATGA
- the LOC102622422 gene encoding calcium-dependent protein kinase 32 isoform X2, giving the protein MGNCCVTPAPAKQGKKKTNKKKQNPFSIDYGTHHQGNGGHKLCVLKEPTGREIEERYELGRELGRGEFGITYLCTDRENGDAFACKSISKKKLRTAVDIEDVRREVDIMRHLPKHQNIVCLKDTYEDDTAVHLVMELCEGGELFDRIVARGHYTERAAAAVTKTIVEVVQMCHKHGVMHRDLKPENFLFANKKETAPLKAIDFGLSVFFKPGEKFSEIVGSPYYMAPEVLKRNYGPEVDVWSAGVILYILLCGVPPFWAETEQGVAQAIIRSVLDFRRDPWPKVSENAKDLVRKMLDPDPKRRLTAQQVLEHPWLQNAKKAPNVSLGETVKARLKQFSVMNKLKKRALKVIAQHLSVEEVAGIKEGFHMMDIGNRGKINIDELRVGLHKLGHQIPDTDVQILMDAGDVDKDGYLDYGEFVAISVHLRKMGNDEHLHKAFQFFDQNQTGYIELEELRDALADEVDTSEEVVTAIMHDVDTDKDGRISYEEFAVMMKAGTDWRKASRQYSRERFNSLSLKLMKDGSLQSNNNVR; this is encoded by the exons ATGGGGAATTGCTGCGTGACTCCGGCACCGGCCAAACAAGGGAAGAAAAAGACCAACAAGAAGAAACAGAATCCGTTTTCAATTGATTATGGCACACATCACCAGGGAAACGGTGGCCATAAACTCTGCGTTTTGAAGGAGCCCACTGGCCGTGAAATTGAGGAGAGGTACGAGCTGGGGCGGGAGCTGGGTCGTGGAGAATTTGGGATCACATACTTGTGTACCGACAGAGAAAATGGTGACGCATTTGCTTGTAAAAGCATTTCAAAGAAGAAGTTGAGGACTGCTGTTGATATTGAAGATGTTAGAAGAGAAGTTGACATCATGAGGCATTTGCCAAAGCATCAAAATATCGTGTGTTTAAAGGATACTTATGAGGATGATACTGCTGTGCATTTGGTCATGGAGCTTTGTGAAGGTGGTGAGTTGTTTGATAGGATTGTGGCTAGAGGCCATTACACTGAGAGGGCTGCTGCTGCTGTCACCAAGACTATTGTGGAGGTTGTTCAG aTGTGCCACAAGCATGGAGTGATGCATCGGGACCTTAAACCTGAGAACTTTTTATTCGCGAACAAGAAGGAAACGGCACCATTGAAGGCAATTGATTTTGGGCTCTCAGTTTTCTTTAAGCCTG GTGAAAAATTTTCTGAGATAGTTGGCAGTCCATACTACATGGCTCCTGAAGTGCTTAAACGGAATTATGGTCCAGAAGTAGATGTCTGGAGTGCTGGTGTAATCCTTTACATCTTACTTTGTGGTGTCCCACCTTTTTGGGCAG AAACTGAACAGGGAGTTGCACAGGCAATTATTCGGTCtgttttagattttagaaGGGATCCTTGGCCTAAAGTTTCTGAAAATGCAAAAGACCTTGTCAGGAAGATGCTTGACCCTGATCCCAAGCGGCGGCTTACTGCTCAGCAAGTGCTAG AACATCCTTGGTTACAAAATGCGAAGAAGGCTCCAAATGTGTCCTTGGGAGAAACCGTTAAGGCAAGGCTCAAGCAATTCTCAGTAATGAACAAGCTCAAAAAGAGAGCTCTTAAG GTAATTGCTCAGCATTTATCCGTGGAGGAAGTTGCTGGTATCAAGGAGGGATTCCACATGATGGACATTGGCAACAGGGGCAAAATAAACATTGATGAGCTGAGAGTTGGGTTGCACAAGCTTGGGCATCAGATCCCTGACACGGATGTTCAAATTCTGATGGATGCT GGTGATGTCGATAAGGATGGATATCTGGATTATGGAGAGTTCGTAGCTATTTCTGTTCACCTAAGAAAGATGGGCAATGACGAGCACCTCCACAAAGCCTTCCAATTCTTTGATCAAAACCAAACCGGGTATATTGAACTGGAGGAACTAAGAGATGCCTTAGCTGATGAAGTTGACACCAGTGAAGAAGTTGTAACCGCCATTATGCATGATGTTGACACGGATAAG GATGGTCGGATAAGTTATGAGGAATTTGCCGTGATGATGAAGGCGGGTACAGATTGGAGGAAAGCATCAAGACAATATTCACGAGAGCGGTTCAATAGTCTCAGCTTGAAGTTGATGAAGGATGGATCATTACAGTCGAACAACAATGTCAGATGA
- the LOC102622912 gene encoding probable galactinol--sucrose galactosyltransferase 2: MTVAPNISISDGNLVVHGKTILTGVPDNIILTPGNGVGLVAGAFIGATASHSKSLHVFPMGVLEDLRFMCCFRFKLWWMTQRMGTCGKDVPLETQFMLVESKDNSESDQDDGPTIYTVFLPLLEGQFRSALQGNENNEIEICLESGDNAVETNQGLYLVYTHAGPNPFEVISQAVKAVEKYMQTFTHREKKKFPSFLDWFGWCTWDAFYTDVTAEGVDEGLKSLSAGGTPPKFLIIDDGWQQIENKPKEESNCIVQEGAQFASRLTGIKENSKFQKKCQNSEQVSGLKHVVDESKQNHNVKYVYVWHALAGYWGGVKPAADGMEHYDTALAYPVTSPGVMGNQPDIVMDSLAVHGLGLVHPKKVFNFYNELHAYLASCGVDGVKVDVQNIIETLGAGHGGRVSLTRSYHQALEASIARNFPDNGCISCMCHNTDGIYSSKQTAVIRASDDYYPRDPASHTIHISSVAYNTLFLGEFMQPDWDMFHSLHPAAEYHGAARAVGGCAIYVSDKPGNHNFDLLRKLVLPDGSVLRAQLPGRPTRDCLFADPARDGTSLLKVWNVNKCSGVVGVFNCQGAGWCKITKKTRIHDESPGTLTASVRVTDVENMAQIAGAGWNGDAIVYAHRSGEVVRLPKGASVPVTLKVLEYELFHFCPLKEISSNISFAAIGLLDMFNSGGAVENVEVHMSEKKPDLFDGEVSSELTTSLSDNRSPTATISLKVRGCGRFGIYSSQRPLKCTVGSIQTDFTYDSATGLMTMTLPVPEEEMYRWPVEIQV, encoded by the exons ATGACGGTCGCCCCGAACATCTCCATCAGTGATGGAAACTTGGTGGTTCATGGCAAGACCATATTGACTGGAGTGCCCGACAACATTATTCTGACTCCCGGTAATGGCGTGGGGCTTGTTGCCGGTGCTTTCATCGGTGCCACGGCTTCTCATAGCAAAAGCCTCCATGTCTTCCCCATGGGTGTCTTAGA GGATCTCCGGTTTATGTGTTGCTTCCGATTTAAGTTATGGTGGATGACCCAGAGGATGGGTACATGCGGAAAAGATGTACCACTGGAGACTCAATTCATGCTTGTGGAGAGCAAGGATAACTCTGAAAGTGATCAGGATGACGGCCCAACTATCTACACTGTATTCCTTCCTCTCCTTGAAGGCCAGTTCCGTTCCGCGCTGCAAGGCAATGAAAACAATGAGATAGAGATCTGCCTTGAGAGTG GAGATAATGCTGTTGAAACCAACCAAGGACTTTACCTTGTCTACACACACGCTGGGCCTAATCCTTTTGAAGTAATCAGCCAAGCTGTGAA GGCTGTAGAAAAATACATGCAAACTTTCACTCATcgagagaagaagaag TTTCCTTCTTTTCTTGACTGGTTTGGCTGGTGCACCTGGGATGCTTTCTACACTGATGTCACAGCTGAGGGTGTTGATGAAGGTCTTAAAAG TCTGTCAGCTGGAGGGACTCCTCCAAAATTTCTTATCATAGATGATGGTTGGCAACAGATTGAAAATAAACCTAAAGAGGAAAGTAATTGCATTGTACAAGAAGGAGCACA GTTTGCAAGCAGGCTCACTGGAATCAAAGAGAATTCAAAATTCCAAAAGAAGTGCCAGAATAGTGAGCAGGTCTCAGGCCTCAAGCACGTTGTAGATGAATCCAAGCAGAATCACAATGTGAA GTATGTGTATGTATGGCATGCTTTAGCTGGTTACTGGGGCGGAGTAAAACCTGCTGCTGATGGTATGGAGCATTATGATACTGCACTAGCATACCCTGTTACGTCGCCAGGTGTGATGGGCAACCAACCTGACATAGTTATGGACAGCCTTGCTGTTCATGGCTTGGGTTTGGTGCATCCAAAGAAGGTGTTCAACTTCTACAATGAGCTTCATGCTTACCTGGCATCCTGTGGAGTAGATGGAGTAAAAGTTGATGTGCAAAACATTATTGAAACCCTTGGTGCTGGTCATGGTGGTAGAGTTTCTCTTACTCGCAGCTATCACCAGGCATTAGAGGCCTCAATCGCACGGAACTTCCCTGACAATGGATGCATTTCCTGCATGTGTCATAATACTGATGGGATCTATAGCTCCAAGCAGACTGCAGTGATTAGAGCTTCCGATGACTACTACCCACGGGACCCAGCTTCCCATACCATCCATATTTCTTCTGTCGCTTACAACACTCTTTTCCTCGGAGAATTTATGCAGCCTGACTGGGATATGTTCCAT AGTTTACACCCAGCTGCAGAGTATCATGGTGCGGCTCGTGCAGTAGGTGGTTGTGCAATCTATGTTAG TGACAAGCCGGGTAACCACAATTTCGACCTGTTGAGGAAGCTGGTACTTCCTGATGGATCAGTTCTTCGTGCCCAACTGCCTGGCAGGCCTACACGTGATTGTCTCTTTGCTGATCCTGCCCGAGATGGGACTAG CTTGCTCAAGGTATGGAATGTGAACAAATGCTCTGGTGTTGTTGGTGTGTTCAACTGTCAAGGTGCTGGTTGGTGCAAGATTACCAAGAAAACCCGCATTCATGATGAATCTCCCGGTACCCTCACAGCATCTGTTCGTGTAACTGATGTTGAAAATATGGCTCAGATTGCTGGTGCCGGCTGGAATGGGGATGCAATTGTTTATGCCCATAGATCAG GTGAGGTTGTGCGGTTGCCCAAAGGTGCTTCAGTGCCAGTAACACTTAAGGTTCTTGAATACGAGCTATTCCATTTCTGCCCGCTGAAG GAGATCTCTTCAAACATTTCATTCGCAGCAATAGGCTTGCTCGACATGTTCAACAGTGGAGGTGCTGTCGAGAATGTGGAGGTGCATATGTCTGAGAAGAAGCCAGATCTCTTTGATGGTGAAGTATCTTCTGAACTGACCACCTCCCTCAGTGACAACCGATCTCCAACCGCCACAATCTCTCTCAAAGTTAGGGGATGTGGAAGGTTTGGCATTTACTCTTCCCAGCGTCCTCTGAAATGCACCGTGGGCAGCATCCAGACCGACTTCACCTACGATTCTGCAACCGGGTTGATGACCATGACACTCCCGGTTCCGGAGGAAGAGATGTACAGATGGCCTGTTGAGATCCAAGTCTAA